In Sulfuricurvum sp., the sequence CAAAAAAGATCGAAGTTCTTAATCCGGAACAGCGCAAGCTTTTTTTTGCACGATACAAAACAATCTGTACCAATGACTAAAAAAGGGGAATAATGCTTCAAGCATTAATGGTCGAAGACGACCCGGACATTACGACACTGCTCGTTAACTATTTGAAAAACTACGGTATCGCCGTAAATGCCGTCTCTACGCCTATGGCAGGGCTTAATCTGTTAGATACGGATCATTTTGATCTCATTATTTTGGATTTAACTCTGCCGCAAATGGATGGATTGGAATTGTGCAAAGCGATCCGTCTCAAAACGGACATTCCCATTCTGATTTCAAGTGCCAGAAGTGATATCAACGATAAAATTATCGGGCTCGAATACGGTGCAGACGACTACCTTCCAAAACCGTATGAACCGCGTGAACTTATTGCACGGATTAAAAGCGTATTACGCCGTTATCGACCGACTCTGGAGAAAAAAAACAAGCTTTTTATTTTGAATGAGCATGAACAAACCATTACCTTTAACGGTGTTCCGCTGTCCCTTACTCGAGCTGAATACGAACTGTTATCCCTCTTTATTCTCCATCCCAATCAAACGCTTAGCCGTGATTTCCTCTCAAACAATTCTGAAGCGATTTCATGGGAAAGCTCTGCTCGCACTATTGATGTGATCATCAGTCGTTTACGACAAAAAATAGAAAAAGACCCAAAAAATCCCCGCTTCATCCACTCCGTACGAGGCAGCGGGTATCGTTTTTCCGGATAATCAATGATACACAGTATTTTTCTCCGCATTACCCTTTTTTTTCTTGTTACCTTTATCGGGATGGGAGTGGGATTTTATACTATTCACCAACGGCTTACCCAAGAATACAATCACGCTATCGAACTGGAAGCAAAAAACCTTTTGCTGGTTTTACGTAAAAGTATTTTTCTAGATCCTCCCATGCGAAAAGATTTTTTAGAAGCACAAGGGTATCATGTCGCTCAGCCGCATCCGGATCTTACCAAAACACTTCAAAACGCCCTTACAACCATTCCTGAAGACTACCCTGAACCCATAAAAGACTCACTCAAAGAAGGTCGAATACAAATTTTAAAAGATACCAATAATCTCTATATCTATCTAACCAAAGCAACGCCGCCATTACTGATCATTAAAACCGATGCAGCCAAACAACCGCTTTGGCCGGAGGCACTGTTTATTTCACTCATCCTTGCTTTATTGTTATTGTATTGGCTCATTATCAAGACTCTGTTCCCGCTTAAGATGTTGATTCATTCCATTACCACGTATGGGAAAGAGGGAATTTATACACCGATTAAAAGTACCAATAAAGATGAGATTTCTCTTGTGGCCAATGCACTGGATGGGGCAATGCATAAAAATCAGATACTGCTTGAGGCACGCAGACTCTTTTTACGCAACATTATGCATGAGCTTAAAACACCGATTACCGTCGGAAAATTATCGCTCCCTTTTCTCAAAAAAGGGGAAGAAAAATCGATTTTAGAACGGGCATTCAATCGTATGGAACATCTGATCGCGGAATTGGTAAGAGTCGAACAAATCACTTCAGGAGCC encodes:
- a CDS encoding ArsS family sensor histidine kinase; this translates as MIHSIFLRITLFFLVTFIGMGVGFYTIHQRLTQEYNHAIELEAKNLLLVLRKSIFLDPPMRKDFLEAQGYHVAQPHPDLTKTLQNALTTIPEDYPEPIKDSLKEGRIQILKDTNNLYIYLTKATPPLLIIKTDAAKQPLWPEALFISLILALLLLYWLIIKTLFPLKMLIHSITTYGKEGIYTPIKSTNKDEISLVANALDGAMHKNQILLEARRLFLRNIMHELKTPITVGKLSLPFLKKGEEKSILERAFNRMEHLIAELVRVEQITSGALSPHLKECDPKELVHKAKELLFLNDETIEATYDGNSIYADCDVFVTVFKNLIDNAVKYSNEGKVRILQNNTRIFFYNKGEPWPSECTLKSISEPFFHHNENPNSFGLGLYIVKSILDAHNFTLDYRYESGYHCFILECRNPLLMND
- a CDS encoding response regulator transcription factor; amino-acid sequence: MLQALMVEDDPDITTLLVNYLKNYGIAVNAVSTPMAGLNLLDTDHFDLIILDLTLPQMDGLELCKAIRLKTDIPILISSARSDINDKIIGLEYGADDYLPKPYEPRELIARIKSVLRRYRPTLEKKNKLFILNEHEQTITFNGVPLSLTRAEYELLSLFILHPNQTLSRDFLSNNSEAISWESSARTIDVIISRLRQKIEKDPKNPRFIHSVRGSGYRFSG